The following are encoded together in the Peromyscus leucopus breed LL Stock chromosome 1, UCI_PerLeu_2.1, whole genome shotgun sequence genome:
- the Dpf1 gene encoding zinc finger protein neuro-d4 isoform X6: MGGLSARPTAGRTDPAGTCWGQDPGSKMATVIPGPLSLGEDFYREAIEHCRSYNARLCAERSLRLPFLDSQTGVAQNNCYIWMEKTHRGPGLAPGQIYTYPARCWRKKRRLNILEDPRLRPCEYKIDCEVPLKKEGGLPEGPVLEALLCAETGEKKVELKEEEAIMDCQKQQLLEFPHDLEVEDLEEDIPRRKNRAKGKAYGIGGLRKRQDTASLEDRDKPYVCDICGKRYKNRPGLSYHYTHTHLAEEEGEEHAERHALPFHRKNNHKQFYKELAWVPEAQRKHTAKKAPDGTVIPNGYCDFCLGGSKKTGCPEDLISCADCGRSGHPSCLQFTVNMTAAVRTYRWQCIECKSCSLCGTSENDDQLLFCDDCDRGYHMYCLSPPMAEPPEGSWSCHLCLRHLKEKASAYITLT, encoded by the exons ATGGGCGGCCTCAGCGCCCGCCCGACCGCTGGGAGGACCGACCCGGCAGGGACCTGCTGGGGGCAGGACCCGGGGAGCAAGATGGCCACGGTCATCCCCGGCCCCCTGAG CCTCGGCGAGGACTTCTACCGGGAGGCCATCGAGCATTGCCGCAGCTACAACGCGCGCCTGTGCGCCGAGCGCAGCCTGCGCCTGCCCTTCCTCGACTCGCAGACCGGTGTGGCCCAGAACAACTGCTACATCTGGATGGAGAAGACCCACCGCGGGCCTG GTTTGGCCCCGGGACAGATCTACACTTACCCCGCCCGCTGTTGGAGGAAGAAACGAAGACTCAACATCCTGGAGGACCCCAGGCTGCGGCCCTGCGAGTACAAGATCG ATTGTGAGGTACCCCTGAAGAAGGAGGGTGGCCTTCCGGAAGGGCCGGTCCTCGAGGCTCTGCTGTGTGCTGAGACAGGAGAGAAGAAGGTCgagctgaaggaggaggaggccatCATGGACTGTCAG AAACAGCAGTTGCTGGAGTTTCCGCATGATCTCGAGGTAGAAGACTTGGAGGAAGACATTCCCAGGAGGAAGAACAGGGCCAAAGGAAAG GCATATGGCATTGGAGGTCTTAGGAAACGCCAGGACACCGCTTCCCTGGAGGACCGAGACAAGCCGTACGTCTGTGATA TCTGTGGGAAGAGGTATAAAAACCGTCCAGGGCTCAGCTACCactacacccacacccacctggctgaggaggagggagaggagcacGCTGAGCGCCACGCCCTGCCTTTCCACCGGAAAAACAACCATAAAC agtttTACAAAGAATTGGCCTGGGTCCCCGAGGCACAGAGGAAACACACAG CCAAGAAAGCTCCAGACGGCACCGTCATCCCCAATGGCTACTGTGACTTTTGCCTGGGGGGCTCCAAGAAGACTGGGTGTCCTGAGGACCTCATCTCCTGTGCAGATTGTGGGCGATCAG GTCACCCCTCGTGTTTACAGTTCACGGTGAACATGACGGCGGCTGTGCGGACCTACCGCTGGCAGTGCATCGAGTGCAAGTCCTGCAGCCTGTGCGGCACGTCAGAGAATGAC GACCAGTTGCTGTTCTGTGATGACTGCGACCGAGGTTACCACATGTACTGCCTGAGCCCTCCCATGGCGGAGCCCCCGGAAG GGAGCTGGAGTTGCCACCTCTGCCTCCGGCACTTGAAGGAAAAGGCTTCTGCCTACATCACCCTCACTTAG
- the Dpf1 gene encoding zinc finger protein neuro-d4 isoform X9: MEKTHRGPGLAPGQIYTYPARCWRKKRRLNILEDPRLRPCEYKIDCEVPLKKEGGLPEGPVLEALLCAETGEKKVELKEEEAIMDCQKQQLLEFPHDLEVEDLEEDIPRRKNRAKGKAYGIGGLRKRQDTASLEDRDKPYVCDICGKRYKNRPGLSYHYTHTHLAEEEGEEHAERHALPFHRKNNHKQFYKELAWVPEAQRKHTAKKAPDGTVIPNGYCDFCLGGSKKTGCPEDLISCADCGRSGHPSCLQFTVNMTAAVRTYRWQCIECKSCSLCGTSENDGASWAGLTPQDQLLFCDDCDRGYHMYCLSPPMAEPPEGSWSCHLCLRHLKEKASAYITLT; this comes from the exons ATGGAGAAGACCCACCGCGGGCCTG GTTTGGCCCCGGGACAGATCTACACTTACCCCGCCCGCTGTTGGAGGAAGAAACGAAGACTCAACATCCTGGAGGACCCCAGGCTGCGGCCCTGCGAGTACAAGATCG ATTGTGAGGTACCCCTGAAGAAGGAGGGTGGCCTTCCGGAAGGGCCGGTCCTCGAGGCTCTGCTGTGTGCTGAGACAGGAGAGAAGAAGGTCgagctgaaggaggaggaggccatCATGGACTGTCAG AAACAGCAGTTGCTGGAGTTTCCGCATGATCTCGAGGTAGAAGACTTGGAGGAAGACATTCCCAGGAGGAAGAACAGGGCCAAAGGAAAG GCATATGGCATTGGAGGTCTTAGGAAACGCCAGGACACCGCTTCCCTGGAGGACCGAGACAAGCCGTACGTCTGTGATA TCTGTGGGAAGAGGTATAAAAACCGTCCAGGGCTCAGCTACCactacacccacacccacctggctgaggaggagggagaggagcacGCTGAGCGCCACGCCCTGCCTTTCCACCGGAAAAACAACCATAAAC agtttTACAAAGAATTGGCCTGGGTCCCCGAGGCACAGAGGAAACACACAG CCAAGAAAGCTCCAGACGGCACCGTCATCCCCAATGGCTACTGTGACTTTTGCCTGGGGGGCTCCAAGAAGACTGGGTGTCCTGAGGACCTCATCTCCTGTGCAGATTGTGGGCGATCAG GTCACCCCTCGTGTTTACAGTTCACGGTGAACATGACGGCGGCTGTGCGGACCTACCGCTGGCAGTGCATCGAGTGCAAGTCCTGCAGCCTGTGCGGCACGTCAGAGAATGAC GGTGCCAGCTGGGCGGGTCTCACCCCCCAGGACCAGTTGCTGTTCTGTGATGACTGCGACCGAGGTTACCACATGTACTGCCTGAGCCCTCCCATGGCGGAGCCCCCGGAAG GGAGCTGGAGTTGCCACCTCTGCCTCCGGCACTTGAAGGAAAAGGCTTCTGCCTACATCACCCTCACTTAG
- the Dpf1 gene encoding zinc finger protein neuro-d4 isoform X4, whose product MGGLSARPTAGRTDPAGTCWGQDPGSKMATVIPGPLSLGEDFYREAIEHCRSYNARLCAERSLRLPFLDSQTGVAQNNCYIWMEKTHRGPGLAPGQIYTYPARCWRKKRRLNILEDPRLRPCEYKIDCEVPLKKEGGLPEGPVLEALLCAETGEKKVELKEEEAIMDCQKQQLLEFPHDLEVEDLEEDIPRRKNRAKGKAYGIGGLRKRQDTASLEDRDKPYVCDICGKRYKNRPGLSYHYTHTHLAEEEGEEHAERHALPFHRKNNHKQFYKELAWVPEAQRKHTAKKAPDGTVIPNGYCDFCLGGSKKTGCPEDLISCADCGRSGHPSCLQFTVNMTAAVRTYRWQCIECKSCSLCGTSENDGASWAGLTPQDQLLFCDDCDRGYHMYCLSPPMAEPPEGSWSCHLCLRHLKEKASAYITLT is encoded by the exons ATGGGCGGCCTCAGCGCCCGCCCGACCGCTGGGAGGACCGACCCGGCAGGGACCTGCTGGGGGCAGGACCCGGGGAGCAAGATGGCCACGGTCATCCCCGGCCCCCTGAG CCTCGGCGAGGACTTCTACCGGGAGGCCATCGAGCATTGCCGCAGCTACAACGCGCGCCTGTGCGCCGAGCGCAGCCTGCGCCTGCCCTTCCTCGACTCGCAGACCGGTGTGGCCCAGAACAACTGCTACATCTGGATGGAGAAGACCCACCGCGGGCCTG GTTTGGCCCCGGGACAGATCTACACTTACCCCGCCCGCTGTTGGAGGAAGAAACGAAGACTCAACATCCTGGAGGACCCCAGGCTGCGGCCCTGCGAGTACAAGATCG ATTGTGAGGTACCCCTGAAGAAGGAGGGTGGCCTTCCGGAAGGGCCGGTCCTCGAGGCTCTGCTGTGTGCTGAGACAGGAGAGAAGAAGGTCgagctgaaggaggaggaggccatCATGGACTGTCAG AAACAGCAGTTGCTGGAGTTTCCGCATGATCTCGAGGTAGAAGACTTGGAGGAAGACATTCCCAGGAGGAAGAACAGGGCCAAAGGAAAG GCATATGGCATTGGAGGTCTTAGGAAACGCCAGGACACCGCTTCCCTGGAGGACCGAGACAAGCCGTACGTCTGTGATA TCTGTGGGAAGAGGTATAAAAACCGTCCAGGGCTCAGCTACCactacacccacacccacctggctgaggaggagggagaggagcacGCTGAGCGCCACGCCCTGCCTTTCCACCGGAAAAACAACCATAAAC agtttTACAAAGAATTGGCCTGGGTCCCCGAGGCACAGAGGAAACACACAG CCAAGAAAGCTCCAGACGGCACCGTCATCCCCAATGGCTACTGTGACTTTTGCCTGGGGGGCTCCAAGAAGACTGGGTGTCCTGAGGACCTCATCTCCTGTGCAGATTGTGGGCGATCAG GTCACCCCTCGTGTTTACAGTTCACGGTGAACATGACGGCGGCTGTGCGGACCTACCGCTGGCAGTGCATCGAGTGCAAGTCCTGCAGCCTGTGCGGCACGTCAGAGAATGAC GGTGCCAGCTGGGCGGGTCTCACCCCCCAGGACCAGTTGCTGTTCTGTGATGACTGCGACCGAGGTTACCACATGTACTGCCTGAGCCCTCCCATGGCGGAGCCCCCGGAAG GGAGCTGGAGTTGCCACCTCTGCCTCCGGCACTTGAAGGAAAAGGCTTCTGCCTACATCACCCTCACTTAG
- the Dpf1 gene encoding zinc finger protein neuro-d4 isoform X2 — translation MATAIQNPLKSLGEDFYREAIEHCRSYNARLCAERSLRLPFLDSQTGVAQNNCYIWMEKTHRGPGLAPGQIYTYPARCWRKKRRLNILEDPRLRPCEYKIDCEVPLKKEGGLPEGPVLEALLCAETGEKKVELKEEEAIMDCQKQQLLEFPHDLEVEDLEEDIPRRKNRAKGKAYGIGGLRKRQDTASLEDRDKPYVCDICGKRYKNRPGLSYHYTHTHLAEEEGEEHAERHALPFHRKNNHKQFYKELAWVPEAQRKHTAKKAPDGTVIPNGYCDFCLGGSKKTGCPEDLISCADCGRSGHPSCLQFTVNMTAAVRTYRWQCIECKSCSLCGTSENDDQLLFCDDCDRGYHMYCLSPPMAEPPEGSWSCHLCLRHLKEKASAYITLT, via the exons CCTCGGCGAGGACTTCTACCGGGAGGCCATCGAGCATTGCCGCAGCTACAACGCGCGCCTGTGCGCCGAGCGCAGCCTGCGCCTGCCCTTCCTCGACTCGCAGACCGGTGTGGCCCAGAACAACTGCTACATCTGGATGGAGAAGACCCACCGCGGGCCTG GTTTGGCCCCGGGACAGATCTACACTTACCCCGCCCGCTGTTGGAGGAAGAAACGAAGACTCAACATCCTGGAGGACCCCAGGCTGCGGCCCTGCGAGTACAAGATCG ATTGTGAGGTACCCCTGAAGAAGGAGGGTGGCCTTCCGGAAGGGCCGGTCCTCGAGGCTCTGCTGTGTGCTGAGACAGGAGAGAAGAAGGTCgagctgaaggaggaggaggccatCATGGACTGTCAG AAACAGCAGTTGCTGGAGTTTCCGCATGATCTCGAGGTAGAAGACTTGGAGGAAGACATTCCCAGGAGGAAGAACAGGGCCAAAGGAAAG GCATATGGCATTGGAGGTCTTAGGAAACGCCAGGACACCGCTTCCCTGGAGGACCGAGACAAGCCGTACGTCTGTGATA TCTGTGGGAAGAGGTATAAAAACCGTCCAGGGCTCAGCTACCactacacccacacccacctggctgaggaggagggagaggagcacGCTGAGCGCCACGCCCTGCCTTTCCACCGGAAAAACAACCATAAAC agtttTACAAAGAATTGGCCTGGGTCCCCGAGGCACAGAGGAAACACACAG CCAAGAAAGCTCCAGACGGCACCGTCATCCCCAATGGCTACTGTGACTTTTGCCTGGGGGGCTCCAAGAAGACTGGGTGTCCTGAGGACCTCATCTCCTGTGCAGATTGTGGGCGATCAG GTCACCCCTCGTGTTTACAGTTCACGGTGAACATGACGGCGGCTGTGCGGACCTACCGCTGGCAGTGCATCGAGTGCAAGTCCTGCAGCCTGTGCGGCACGTCAGAGAATGAC GACCAGTTGCTGTTCTGTGATGACTGCGACCGAGGTTACCACATGTACTGCCTGAGCCCTCCCATGGCGGAGCCCCCGGAAG GGAGCTGGAGTTGCCACCTCTGCCTCCGGCACTTGAAGGAAAAGGCTTCTGCCTACATCACCCTCACTTAG
- the Dpf1 gene encoding zinc finger protein neuro-d4 isoform X3 encodes MGGLSARPTAGRTDPAGTCWGQDPGSKMATVIPGPLRCLGEDFYREAIEHCRSYNARLCAERSLRLPFLDSQTGVAQNNCYIWMEKTHRGPGLAPGQIYTYPARCWRKKRRLNILEDPRLRPCEYKIDCEVPLKKEGGLPEGPVLEALLCAETGEKKVELKEEEAIMDCQKQQLLEFPHDLEVEDLEEDIPRRKNRAKGKAYGIGGLRKRQDTASLEDRDKPYVCDICGKRYKNRPGLSYHYTHTHLAEEEGEEHAERHALPFHRKNNHKQFYKELAWVPEAQRKHTAKKAPDGTVIPNGYCDFCLGGSKKTGCPEDLISCADCGRSGHPSCLQFTVNMTAAVRTYRWQCIECKSCSLCGTSENDGASWAGLTPQDQLLFCDDCDRGYHMYCLSPPMAEPPEGSWSCHLCLRHLKEKASAYITLT; translated from the exons ATGGGCGGCCTCAGCGCCCGCCCGACCGCTGGGAGGACCGACCCGGCAGGGACCTGCTGGGGGCAGGACCCGGGGAGCAAGATGGCCACGGTCATCCCCGGCCCCCTGAGGTG CCTCGGCGAGGACTTCTACCGGGAGGCCATCGAGCATTGCCGCAGCTACAACGCGCGCCTGTGCGCCGAGCGCAGCCTGCGCCTGCCCTTCCTCGACTCGCAGACCGGTGTGGCCCAGAACAACTGCTACATCTGGATGGAGAAGACCCACCGCGGGCCTG GTTTGGCCCCGGGACAGATCTACACTTACCCCGCCCGCTGTTGGAGGAAGAAACGAAGACTCAACATCCTGGAGGACCCCAGGCTGCGGCCCTGCGAGTACAAGATCG ATTGTGAGGTACCCCTGAAGAAGGAGGGTGGCCTTCCGGAAGGGCCGGTCCTCGAGGCTCTGCTGTGTGCTGAGACAGGAGAGAAGAAGGTCgagctgaaggaggaggaggccatCATGGACTGTCAG AAACAGCAGTTGCTGGAGTTTCCGCATGATCTCGAGGTAGAAGACTTGGAGGAAGACATTCCCAGGAGGAAGAACAGGGCCAAAGGAAAG GCATATGGCATTGGAGGTCTTAGGAAACGCCAGGACACCGCTTCCCTGGAGGACCGAGACAAGCCGTACGTCTGTGATA TCTGTGGGAAGAGGTATAAAAACCGTCCAGGGCTCAGCTACCactacacccacacccacctggctgaggaggagggagaggagcacGCTGAGCGCCACGCCCTGCCTTTCCACCGGAAAAACAACCATAAAC agtttTACAAAGAATTGGCCTGGGTCCCCGAGGCACAGAGGAAACACACAG CCAAGAAAGCTCCAGACGGCACCGTCATCCCCAATGGCTACTGTGACTTTTGCCTGGGGGGCTCCAAGAAGACTGGGTGTCCTGAGGACCTCATCTCCTGTGCAGATTGTGGGCGATCAG GTCACCCCTCGTGTTTACAGTTCACGGTGAACATGACGGCGGCTGTGCGGACCTACCGCTGGCAGTGCATCGAGTGCAAGTCCTGCAGCCTGTGCGGCACGTCAGAGAATGAC GGTGCCAGCTGGGCGGGTCTCACCCCCCAGGACCAGTTGCTGTTCTGTGATGACTGCGACCGAGGTTACCACATGTACTGCCTGAGCCCTCCCATGGCGGAGCCCCCGGAAG GGAGCTGGAGTTGCCACCTCTGCCTCCGGCACTTGAAGGAAAAGGCTTCTGCCTACATCACCCTCACTTAG
- the Dpf1 gene encoding zinc finger protein neuro-d4 isoform X8 translates to MATAIQNPLKSLGEDFYREAIEHCRSYNARLCAERSLRLPFLDSQTGVAQNNCYIWMEKTHRGPGLAPGQIYTYPARCWRKKRRLNILEDPRLRPCEYKIDCEVPLKKEGGLPEGPVLEALLCAETGEKKVELKEEEAIMDCQAYGIGGLRKRQDTASLEDRDKPYVCDICGKRYKNRPGLSYHYTHTHLAEEEGEEHAERHALPFHRKNNHKQFYKELAWVPEAQRKHTAKKAPDGTVIPNGYCDFCLGGSKKTGCPEDLISCADCGRSGHPSCLQFTVNMTAAVRTYRWQCIECKSCSLCGTSENDGASWAGLTPQDQLLFCDDCDRGYHMYCLSPPMAEPPEGSWSCHLCLRHLKEKASAYITLT, encoded by the exons CCTCGGCGAGGACTTCTACCGGGAGGCCATCGAGCATTGCCGCAGCTACAACGCGCGCCTGTGCGCCGAGCGCAGCCTGCGCCTGCCCTTCCTCGACTCGCAGACCGGTGTGGCCCAGAACAACTGCTACATCTGGATGGAGAAGACCCACCGCGGGCCTG GTTTGGCCCCGGGACAGATCTACACTTACCCCGCCCGCTGTTGGAGGAAGAAACGAAGACTCAACATCCTGGAGGACCCCAGGCTGCGGCCCTGCGAGTACAAGATCG ATTGTGAGGTACCCCTGAAGAAGGAGGGTGGCCTTCCGGAAGGGCCGGTCCTCGAGGCTCTGCTGTGTGCTGAGACAGGAGAGAAGAAGGTCgagctgaaggaggaggaggccatCATGGACTGTCAG GCATATGGCATTGGAGGTCTTAGGAAACGCCAGGACACCGCTTCCCTGGAGGACCGAGACAAGCCGTACGTCTGTGATA TCTGTGGGAAGAGGTATAAAAACCGTCCAGGGCTCAGCTACCactacacccacacccacctggctgaggaggagggagaggagcacGCTGAGCGCCACGCCCTGCCTTTCCACCGGAAAAACAACCATAAAC agtttTACAAAGAATTGGCCTGGGTCCCCGAGGCACAGAGGAAACACACAG CCAAGAAAGCTCCAGACGGCACCGTCATCCCCAATGGCTACTGTGACTTTTGCCTGGGGGGCTCCAAGAAGACTGGGTGTCCTGAGGACCTCATCTCCTGTGCAGATTGTGGGCGATCAG GTCACCCCTCGTGTTTACAGTTCACGGTGAACATGACGGCGGCTGTGCGGACCTACCGCTGGCAGTGCATCGAGTGCAAGTCCTGCAGCCTGTGCGGCACGTCAGAGAATGAC GGTGCCAGCTGGGCGGGTCTCACCCCCCAGGACCAGTTGCTGTTCTGTGATGACTGCGACCGAGGTTACCACATGTACTGCCTGAGCCCTCCCATGGCGGAGCCCCCGGAAG GGAGCTGGAGTTGCCACCTCTGCCTCCGGCACTTGAAGGAAAAGGCTTCTGCCTACATCACCCTCACTTAG
- the Dpf1 gene encoding zinc finger protein neuro-d4 isoform X5 produces MATAIQNPLKSLGEDFYREAIEHCRSYNARLCAERSLRLPFLDSQTGVAQNNCYIWMEKTHRGPGLAPGQIYTYPARCWRKKRRLNILEDPRLRPCEYKIDCEVPLKKEGGLPEGPVLEALLCAETGEKKVELKEEEAIMDCQKQQLLEFPHDLEVEDLEEDIPRRKNRAKGKAYGIGGLRKRQDTASLEDRDKPYVCDICGKRYKNRPGLSYHYTHTHLAEEEGEEHAERHALPFHRKNNHKPKKAPDGTVIPNGYCDFCLGGSKKTGCPEDLISCADCGRSGHPSCLQFTVNMTAAVRTYRWQCIECKSCSLCGTSENDGASWAGLTPQDQLLFCDDCDRGYHMYCLSPPMAEPPEGSWSCHLCLRHLKEKASAYITLT; encoded by the exons CCTCGGCGAGGACTTCTACCGGGAGGCCATCGAGCATTGCCGCAGCTACAACGCGCGCCTGTGCGCCGAGCGCAGCCTGCGCCTGCCCTTCCTCGACTCGCAGACCGGTGTGGCCCAGAACAACTGCTACATCTGGATGGAGAAGACCCACCGCGGGCCTG GTTTGGCCCCGGGACAGATCTACACTTACCCCGCCCGCTGTTGGAGGAAGAAACGAAGACTCAACATCCTGGAGGACCCCAGGCTGCGGCCCTGCGAGTACAAGATCG ATTGTGAGGTACCCCTGAAGAAGGAGGGTGGCCTTCCGGAAGGGCCGGTCCTCGAGGCTCTGCTGTGTGCTGAGACAGGAGAGAAGAAGGTCgagctgaaggaggaggaggccatCATGGACTGTCAG AAACAGCAGTTGCTGGAGTTTCCGCATGATCTCGAGGTAGAAGACTTGGAGGAAGACATTCCCAGGAGGAAGAACAGGGCCAAAGGAAAG GCATATGGCATTGGAGGTCTTAGGAAACGCCAGGACACCGCTTCCCTGGAGGACCGAGACAAGCCGTACGTCTGTGATA TCTGTGGGAAGAGGTATAAAAACCGTCCAGGGCTCAGCTACCactacacccacacccacctggctgaggaggagggagaggagcacGCTGAGCGCCACGCCCTGCCTTTCCACCGGAAAAACAACCATAAAC CCAAGAAAGCTCCAGACGGCACCGTCATCCCCAATGGCTACTGTGACTTTTGCCTGGGGGGCTCCAAGAAGACTGGGTGTCCTGAGGACCTCATCTCCTGTGCAGATTGTGGGCGATCAG GTCACCCCTCGTGTTTACAGTTCACGGTGAACATGACGGCGGCTGTGCGGACCTACCGCTGGCAGTGCATCGAGTGCAAGTCCTGCAGCCTGTGCGGCACGTCAGAGAATGAC GGTGCCAGCTGGGCGGGTCTCACCCCCCAGGACCAGTTGCTGTTCTGTGATGACTGCGACCGAGGTTACCACATGTACTGCCTGAGCCCTCCCATGGCGGAGCCCCCGGAAG GGAGCTGGAGTTGCCACCTCTGCCTCCGGCACTTGAAGGAAAAGGCTTCTGCCTACATCACCCTCACTTAG
- the Dpf1 gene encoding zinc finger protein neuro-d4 isoform X7 → MATAIQNPLKSLGEDFYREAIEHCRSYNARLCAERSLRLPFLDSQTGVAQNNCYIWMEKTHRGPGLAPGQIYTYPARCWRKKRRLNILEDPRLRPCEYKIDCEVPLKKEGGLPEGPVLEALLCAETGEKKVELKEEEAIMDCQKQQLLEFPHDLEVEDLEEDIPRRKNRAKGKAYGIGGLRKRQDTASLEDRDKPYVCDICGKRYKNRPGLSYHYTHTHLAEEEGEEHAERHALPFHRKNNHKPKKAPDGTVIPNGYCDFCLGGSKKTGCPEDLISCADCGRSGHPSCLQFTVNMTAAVRTYRWQCIECKSCSLCGTSENDDQLLFCDDCDRGYHMYCLSPPMAEPPEGSWSCHLCLRHLKEKASAYITLT, encoded by the exons CCTCGGCGAGGACTTCTACCGGGAGGCCATCGAGCATTGCCGCAGCTACAACGCGCGCCTGTGCGCCGAGCGCAGCCTGCGCCTGCCCTTCCTCGACTCGCAGACCGGTGTGGCCCAGAACAACTGCTACATCTGGATGGAGAAGACCCACCGCGGGCCTG GTTTGGCCCCGGGACAGATCTACACTTACCCCGCCCGCTGTTGGAGGAAGAAACGAAGACTCAACATCCTGGAGGACCCCAGGCTGCGGCCCTGCGAGTACAAGATCG ATTGTGAGGTACCCCTGAAGAAGGAGGGTGGCCTTCCGGAAGGGCCGGTCCTCGAGGCTCTGCTGTGTGCTGAGACAGGAGAGAAGAAGGTCgagctgaaggaggaggaggccatCATGGACTGTCAG AAACAGCAGTTGCTGGAGTTTCCGCATGATCTCGAGGTAGAAGACTTGGAGGAAGACATTCCCAGGAGGAAGAACAGGGCCAAAGGAAAG GCATATGGCATTGGAGGTCTTAGGAAACGCCAGGACACCGCTTCCCTGGAGGACCGAGACAAGCCGTACGTCTGTGATA TCTGTGGGAAGAGGTATAAAAACCGTCCAGGGCTCAGCTACCactacacccacacccacctggctgaggaggagggagaggagcacGCTGAGCGCCACGCCCTGCCTTTCCACCGGAAAAACAACCATAAAC CCAAGAAAGCTCCAGACGGCACCGTCATCCCCAATGGCTACTGTGACTTTTGCCTGGGGGGCTCCAAGAAGACTGGGTGTCCTGAGGACCTCATCTCCTGTGCAGATTGTGGGCGATCAG GTCACCCCTCGTGTTTACAGTTCACGGTGAACATGACGGCGGCTGTGCGGACCTACCGCTGGCAGTGCATCGAGTGCAAGTCCTGCAGCCTGTGCGGCACGTCAGAGAATGAC GACCAGTTGCTGTTCTGTGATGACTGCGACCGAGGTTACCACATGTACTGCCTGAGCCCTCCCATGGCGGAGCCCCCGGAAG GGAGCTGGAGTTGCCACCTCTGCCTCCGGCACTTGAAGGAAAAGGCTTCTGCCTACATCACCCTCACTTAG
- the Dpf1 gene encoding zinc finger protein neuro-d4 isoform X1: protein MATAIQNPLKSLGEDFYREAIEHCRSYNARLCAERSLRLPFLDSQTGVAQNNCYIWMEKTHRGPGLAPGQIYTYPARCWRKKRRLNILEDPRLRPCEYKIDCEVPLKKEGGLPEGPVLEALLCAETGEKKVELKEEEAIMDCQKQQLLEFPHDLEVEDLEEDIPRRKNRAKGKAYGIGGLRKRQDTASLEDRDKPYVCDICGKRYKNRPGLSYHYTHTHLAEEEGEEHAERHALPFHRKNNHKQFYKELAWVPEAQRKHTAKKAPDGTVIPNGYCDFCLGGSKKTGCPEDLISCADCGRSGHPSCLQFTVNMTAAVRTYRWQCIECKSCSLCGTSENDGASWAGLTPQDQLLFCDDCDRGYHMYCLSPPMAEPPEGSWSCHLCLRHLKEKASAYITLT from the exons CCTCGGCGAGGACTTCTACCGGGAGGCCATCGAGCATTGCCGCAGCTACAACGCGCGCCTGTGCGCCGAGCGCAGCCTGCGCCTGCCCTTCCTCGACTCGCAGACCGGTGTGGCCCAGAACAACTGCTACATCTGGATGGAGAAGACCCACCGCGGGCCTG GTTTGGCCCCGGGACAGATCTACACTTACCCCGCCCGCTGTTGGAGGAAGAAACGAAGACTCAACATCCTGGAGGACCCCAGGCTGCGGCCCTGCGAGTACAAGATCG ATTGTGAGGTACCCCTGAAGAAGGAGGGTGGCCTTCCGGAAGGGCCGGTCCTCGAGGCTCTGCTGTGTGCTGAGACAGGAGAGAAGAAGGTCgagctgaaggaggaggaggccatCATGGACTGTCAG AAACAGCAGTTGCTGGAGTTTCCGCATGATCTCGAGGTAGAAGACTTGGAGGAAGACATTCCCAGGAGGAAGAACAGGGCCAAAGGAAAG GCATATGGCATTGGAGGTCTTAGGAAACGCCAGGACACCGCTTCCCTGGAGGACCGAGACAAGCCGTACGTCTGTGATA TCTGTGGGAAGAGGTATAAAAACCGTCCAGGGCTCAGCTACCactacacccacacccacctggctgaggaggagggagaggagcacGCTGAGCGCCACGCCCTGCCTTTCCACCGGAAAAACAACCATAAAC agtttTACAAAGAATTGGCCTGGGTCCCCGAGGCACAGAGGAAACACACAG CCAAGAAAGCTCCAGACGGCACCGTCATCCCCAATGGCTACTGTGACTTTTGCCTGGGGGGCTCCAAGAAGACTGGGTGTCCTGAGGACCTCATCTCCTGTGCAGATTGTGGGCGATCAG GTCACCCCTCGTGTTTACAGTTCACGGTGAACATGACGGCGGCTGTGCGGACCTACCGCTGGCAGTGCATCGAGTGCAAGTCCTGCAGCCTGTGCGGCACGTCAGAGAATGAC GGTGCCAGCTGGGCGGGTCTCACCCCCCAGGACCAGTTGCTGTTCTGTGATGACTGCGACCGAGGTTACCACATGTACTGCCTGAGCCCTCCCATGGCGGAGCCCCCGGAAG GGAGCTGGAGTTGCCACCTCTGCCTCCGGCACTTGAAGGAAAAGGCTTCTGCCTACATCACCCTCACTTAG